CATGCTGCTCGCGTCGCGACTGACCCGAACGCTGCGCGGCAATGCGCGCGCTTCACGCTGGCTGCAGCGCCTGCTCGGCTCGGTCCTGGTCGGGCTGGGCGTCCGGCTGGCCTTGATCGGTCACCGCTCTGCCTGAAGCAGGCCGTGTCAGGTCGGCACTGGCGGAACCGGGTAGATGAGCGCTGATGCTGGACGATTTGCCCGCATCCGCGCGTCGTGTATCTTGCTGCGAAACGATCTGACGCAAGACTCCGTCGTCGTACGCCTTCGATCCCGAGGTGATGTCATGACTACACGCGCACCCAGTCTATTCGTCTCGCACGGTTCGCCGATGATGCCCTTCGAGCCGGGGCCCGCGCGCGAGGCTTTGCGCGCGCTGGGCACGCAGTACCGTCCCCGGGCCATACTGTGCGTGTCGGCGCATTGGGAAACCGCGCAGCCGGTGCTCGGCGGCGCAACGCAGCCGGGCACCATTCATGATTTTTATAACTTTCCGCCGCAACTGTACGAACAGCGATATGCCGCGCCCGGCGACCCCGCCCTGGCGGCGCAGGCCCGCGGGCTGCTGCGAGAGGCGGGTTTCGAGGCAATGGTGGACGGTGCGCGCGGGCTCGATCATGGCGCCTGGGTACCGTTGATGTTGATGTATCCGCAAGCCGCGATACCCGTGGTCCAGCTGTCGGTGCAGCCGTCGCTGGATGCCGCCCACCATCTGCGTCTGGGGCGCGCGCTACGCGGCTTGCGCGACGAAGGTGTCATGATGCTGGCGAGCGGTGGCGCCACGCACAACCTGCGCGACCTGCGCATGCCGCCGGACGACGATCCCCCCGCGGCCTACGCCGCGGGTTTCGACGACTGGCTGGCCACTGCCGTCGAGGCGGGAGATGCGGATGCACTGACCGCTTATCTGACGCAGGCGCCCGAGGCGCGGCACAACCACCCCACGCCGGAGCACTATCTGCCGCTGCCGGTGGCGCTCGGTGCGGCTCATGCGCCACGGGGGCGCGTGCTCCACCGTTCCTTCGTGTTCGGCACCCTGTCGATGAGCAGCTTCGTCTGGGACTGAGCGAGCGCTTCCTGCAGATCGGGAGCGGCCTTAGTGGTGGATCAGATGCTCCAGTTCGGCCACGCTCTGCGCGATGCCGGTGGGTTCGAGGCGGGCGCCGAGTTGTCTGCCGATCTGTTTGAGCGAGAACACGCCGCATACGGCATGTCGGCCGCGCGCATCCTGCTCCGAAACCAGCGCATGCTGGCGACCCGACTCGCGCAGCGCGGCGACCACATCCGCCACGCGTGCCTGTTCGACCTCGCGCAGATCCATGACCTGGATTTCGCTGGCCGGCGTCATGATGTGTTCCACCCTCAGCTGGTCATGGGAGATGTGCTCGCGAGCTGCAACCGCCATGGGTTTTTCGCCGAGCAGGTCGGTGGCGGTGATCAGTCCGGCGACGGTGTCGTTGCGGTCGAGCACCAGCAGCAGACGTACGCTGGTGTGGATCATGCGCTGATGAGCACTGTCGAGCGTCGCGCCGGCGACCGTGGTCACGGCCTTGACGCGCCGGAGGTCGGTCATGACCTCGCGCGCCGGGCCGTCGACGGCTACCCGCTCGGGTTGGCCGCTGTCCCAGGGCACCACGGTTGTGCCGGGATGCAGCGGGTGAGGATGCAAACGCTGTGCGGACATCGGATGGCTCCCTTCGGACTGGCGTCCGGGTTGCGGTTTTCGGGGTGGGCGGCAGCAGACGCGCGGTCTGCTAAGATGTGCCACCTTACGCGCTATTTCCGAGATTCTTCCCTATGCCTTTGCTGACTTTGCGAGCCGTCACCCTGACCCTGGGTGGCGCGCCGTTGCTCGATCGCGTCGATCTGGGCATCGATCCGCAGGAACGCCTGTGCCTGGTCGGGCGCAACGGCGCGGGCAAGTCGACGCTGATGCGCCTGATCGCCGGCGAACTGCAGGCCGACGACGGCGAGATCGTGCGTCTAGGCAGTCTGCGCGTCGCCTATCTTGGACAGGAAATCCCGCGCGACGTTCGCGGCAGCGTGTACGAGGTGATCGCCGACGGCCTGGGCGAACTGGGCGCGCTGCTGGCCGAATACCATCGCCTGAGCGAGTCCCTGGGCAACGGCGCAGGGGAAGACGACCTGACTCGCCTGGAACGCGTGCAGCACGCCCTGGAGGCGCAGGACGGCTGGAACCTCGGGGCGCGCGTGGATGCGGTCGTGTCGCGCCTGGATCTGCCCGGCGAGGCCGCCTTCGAGGCCCTCTCCGGCGGCCTCAAGCGGCGCGTCCTGCTCGGTCGCGCGCTGGTGACGGATCCCGAGTTGCTGCTGCTCGAC
The Acidihalobacter prosperus DNA segment above includes these coding regions:
- a CDS encoding DODA-type extradiol aromatic ring-opening family dioxygenase, whose amino-acid sequence is MTTRAPSLFVSHGSPMMPFEPGPAREALRALGTQYRPRAILCVSAHWETAQPVLGGATQPGTIHDFYNFPPQLYEQRYAAPGDPALAAQARGLLREAGFEAMVDGARGLDHGAWVPLMLMYPQAAIPVVQLSVQPSLDAAHHLRLGRALRGLRDEGVMMLASGGATHNLRDLRMPPDDDPPAAYAAGFDDWLATAVEAGDADALTAYLTQAPEARHNHPTPEHYLPLPVALGAAHAPRGRVLHRSFVFGTLSMSSFVWD
- a CDS encoding CBS domain-containing protein yields the protein MSAQRLHPHPLHPGTTVVPWDSGQPERVAVDGPAREVMTDLRRVKAVTTVAGATLDSAHQRMIHTSVRLLLVLDRNDTVAGLITATDLLGEKPMAVAAREHISHDQLRVEHIMTPASEIQVMDLREVEQARVADVVAALRESGRQHALVSEQDARGRHAVCGVFSLKQIGRQLGARLEPTGIAQSVAELEHLIHH